In Microbulbifer celer, a single window of DNA contains:
- the dcd gene encoding dCTP deaminase: MSIKSDKWIRRMAENEGMIEPFEPGQVRHGEGGERLISYGTSSYGYDVRCANEFKIFTNVHSATVDPKAFDQDSFVDVQGDYCVIPPNSFALARTVEYFRIPRSVLTICLGKSTYARCGIIVNVTPLEPEWEGHVTLEFSNTTNLPAKIYANEGVAQMLFFESDEICEVSYKDRGGKYQGQRGVTLPQT, translated from the coding sequence GTGAGCATCAAATCCGATAAGTGGATTCGCCGTATGGCTGAGAATGAGGGCATGATCGAGCCCTTTGAGCCGGGCCAGGTGCGCCACGGCGAGGGCGGTGAGCGGCTGATCTCTTATGGCACTTCCAGCTACGGTTACGACGTGCGCTGCGCCAATGAGTTCAAGATCTTCACCAACGTGCACTCCGCTACTGTGGATCCGAAGGCATTCGACCAGGACAGCTTTGTGGATGTGCAGGGCGACTACTGTGTGATTCCGCCCAACTCCTTCGCCCTGGCGCGCACCGTTGAGTACTTCCGTATCCCGCGTTCGGTACTGACCATCTGTCTGGGCAAGTCCACCTATGCCCGTTGTGGCATCATCGTCAATGTGACTCCGCTGGAGCCGGAGTGGGAAGGGCATGTGACCCTGGAATTCTCCAACACCACCAACCTGCCGGCAAAGATTTACGCCAATGAAGGGGTGGCGCAGATGCTGTTCTTCGAATCCGACGAGATCTGCGAAGTGTCCTACAAAGACCGTGGCGGTAAATATCAGGGCCAGCGCGGTGTGACCCTGCCGCAGACCTGA
- a CDS encoding FG-GAP repeat domain-containing protein translates to MHKQKIITFCSLIIAAFTLVLSACGGGSSGGGDAGGSGSSGGGSSSGSSGGGEGYPPRIESLSLLPEEVYTDSVIQVQLEARDLEDDPFTTSYQWFVNGEEVADETESSLDGVHFVKGDVVAVTVSLSDGDEDVSETVNVVVLDSPPVIDTSSVPKTAVYGQLLRFHVPVVDADGDAFLLHFMARPNGMTVDDEGNVTWTPTGPLFSRETGFNWTLAAVTDEAVSEAGTLITVMDSERQYPFSRAGALVAEHGEGVSAGDFDGDGKFALLLTDGEQSVYTLEQEAGGYVQNWSYPFALSGSREYISAVAAADLDGDGIDEVLVGMANQSFRGEMSKLVVIGGENRDVQQVLEVDAGGVSAIRVGDVNNDGSDELVLLVSESNQAQSTLEVRDLNLNLVWRSADLGRTASVALGDVTNDGFPDLIVSSGYVFGFNGAGYVNKWFLDGGFGGKVHAGDVDDDGIDEIISTGNSADAGVAIFDATSQSRVATYDIGGRYYSLAVGDIDSDPGEEIVIVSHYASSTEDIRALGLKDGKMVELWSMDGGVYTNHVVKFLDLSGNSARDLVWGGQGSRDYASLGIARKASEGPAEIVWQKRAPSQLDGEFVGGTVVRGGGDERVLFASNSTDSKVSGPVFLALDMDTEVVSNSPDLLLNSHSFVYVPADVNADGSDEFYIGGYPSHRSDKDWARHVGIYDPASSALEVIDSNLSYEANAITAADLTGDLMPELVATFRDGAVRAYDVAQSTVFQVSDGGDIGSFSDEGKDIAVADLDGDSSLDILAASKKGLYAFSLESGQYVQQYSNTGWLETKDEDIVDVEAADMDGDGLSEVVVVSHSREYSTIQVLDHRLQALSSLEVKNQRFTSVSVENYGQGRKNILVGLELPGLDEGLSKLVLMDPFSLETVMESPTVPGVLSPNSLNYILLGDGATPAISYGTSSVFGVTR, encoded by the coding sequence ATGCATAAGCAAAAAATAATAACGTTCTGCTCTCTGATCATTGCTGCTTTTACGCTAGTGCTCTCTGCCTGTGGCGGCGGTTCTTCCGGCGGCGGTGACGCTGGGGGATCGGGCTCTTCCGGTGGCGGGTCTTCTTCTGGTTCATCCGGTGGAGGGGAGGGCTACCCTCCCAGAATTGAATCACTGTCGTTGCTGCCCGAGGAGGTATATACCGATAGCGTGATTCAGGTTCAGCTCGAAGCGAGAGACTTGGAAGACGATCCGTTTACCACCAGCTACCAGTGGTTTGTAAACGGTGAAGAGGTGGCGGATGAAACCGAAAGCAGTCTGGACGGTGTCCATTTTGTCAAAGGCGATGTGGTCGCGGTAACGGTTTCTCTCTCTGACGGTGATGAGGACGTTAGTGAAACTGTGAACGTTGTGGTACTAGACAGCCCGCCGGTCATTGATACCAGCAGCGTTCCCAAAACTGCTGTTTATGGTCAGCTTTTGCGTTTTCATGTTCCGGTGGTCGATGCGGATGGGGATGCATTCCTGCTTCATTTTATGGCGCGCCCGAATGGTATGACGGTGGATGACGAGGGCAATGTTACCTGGACGCCCACCGGTCCCCTGTTTTCACGTGAAACCGGGTTTAACTGGACGCTGGCAGCGGTAACGGATGAGGCTGTCAGCGAGGCCGGAACACTTATCACAGTTATGGATTCGGAAAGACAGTATCCATTCAGCAGGGCTGGCGCTCTGGTTGCGGAACATGGTGAGGGGGTGTCTGCGGGTGATTTTGATGGCGACGGAAAGTTTGCATTGTTGCTGACAGACGGGGAGCAATCAGTTTATACCCTGGAGCAGGAGGCCGGCGGCTATGTACAGAATTGGAGCTACCCGTTTGCGCTTTCAGGTAGCCGGGAGTATATCTCGGCGGTTGCGGCTGCAGATCTGGATGGCGATGGTATTGATGAAGTTCTCGTGGGCATGGCGAATCAGAGTTTCCGTGGTGAAATGTCGAAGCTGGTGGTCATAGGTGGCGAAAACCGCGATGTGCAACAAGTGCTGGAGGTTGATGCCGGCGGGGTTTCGGCAATACGTGTGGGGGATGTGAATAATGATGGCAGTGATGAGCTGGTACTGCTGGTCAGTGAATCCAATCAGGCACAGAGCACTCTGGAGGTCAGAGATCTCAACCTGAACCTTGTATGGCGCAGTGCAGATCTGGGGCGCACCGCGTCTGTTGCATTAGGGGACGTGACCAATGACGGCTTCCCGGATCTGATTGTTTCCAGTGGTTATGTGTTCGGCTTTAATGGTGCCGGCTATGTAAACAAGTGGTTTCTGGATGGTGGCTTCGGTGGGAAGGTACACGCTGGAGACGTGGATGACGATGGCATTGATGAAATTATTTCCACCGGAAATTCTGCCGACGCAGGTGTGGCCATCTTTGACGCTACGTCGCAATCCCGGGTAGCGACCTATGATATCGGTGGCCGGTACTACAGCCTGGCAGTGGGGGATATTGACAGCGATCCCGGTGAAGAGATTGTGATTGTTAGCCATTATGCCAGTTCCACCGAAGATATACGGGCACTCGGATTGAAGGATGGAAAAATGGTGGAACTCTGGAGTATGGACGGGGGTGTCTACACCAATCATGTGGTGAAGTTCCTGGATCTCTCCGGTAATAGTGCGCGAGATCTCGTGTGGGGCGGACAGGGATCCAGAGATTACGCCAGCCTTGGTATTGCTAGAAAAGCCAGCGAGGGGCCTGCTGAAATAGTCTGGCAGAAACGCGCTCCGAGCCAGCTGGATGGTGAGTTTGTTGGCGGCACTGTGGTGCGGGGCGGTGGGGATGAGCGGGTTCTTTTTGCCAGTAATTCGACAGATTCCAAAGTGTCCGGGCCTGTATTTCTGGCCCTGGATATGGACACAGAGGTTGTTAGTAACAGTCCGGACCTGCTGTTGAACTCGCATTCGTTTGTTTATGTGCCGGCGGACGTGAATGCGGATGGAAGCGATGAGTTCTACATTGGTGGCTATCCTTCTCATCGCAGTGACAAGGACTGGGCGCGTCATGTTGGGATATATGACCCCGCATCCAGTGCGTTGGAAGTGATTGATTCCAACCTATCTTATGAGGCGAATGCGATTACTGCCGCGGATCTGACCGGGGATTTGATGCCGGAGCTGGTTGCTACCTTCCGGGATGGCGCGGTACGAGCATACGATGTTGCCCAATCCACCGTTTTCCAGGTGTCCGATGGGGGAGACATCGGGAGCTTCAGTGATGAAGGGAAAGACATTGCAGTCGCCGACCTCGATGGTGACAGCAGTCTGGATATCCTGGCGGCGAGCAAGAAGGGGCTATATGCCTTTTCCCTGGAATCCGGTCAGTATGTTCAACAGTATTCAAATACCGGTTGGTTGGAAACCAAGGATGAGGACATCGTGGATGTGGAAGCGGCTGATATGGATGGCGATGGCTTGTCGGAAGTCGTCGTTGTCTCGCACAGCCGGGAGTACTCAACGATCCAGGTGTTGGATCATAGGCTTCAGGCACTTTCATCGCTCGAAGTGAAAAACCAACGCTTTACTTCAGTGAGTGTTGAGAATTACGGGCAGGGCAGGAAAAATATTCTGGTCGGTCTGGAATTGCCCGGTTTGGATGAGGGGTTAAGCAAACTTGTGTTGATGGATCCCTTTTCCTTGGAGACGGTGATGGAGTCACCGACTGTGCCGGGTGTGCTTTCTCCCAATAGTCTGAATTACATCTTGCTGGGTGACGGTGCTACCCCGGCTATCAGTTACGGAACGTCGTCTGTTTTTGGGGTTACTCGTTGA
- a CDS encoding error-prone DNA polymerase has product MQYAELFCQSNFSFLQGASHPQELIATAHALGYRALAITDECSMAGVVRAFSELKKHKHQGNPLKLICGSFFRLQEDNQQLVLLAPNKTAYSEICQLISTSRLRAEKGEYKTYLQDVIDTCHQATCLWLPNSATLEIPATLKTHFKERLYIALNNRLQPEQNLQHQQITEFAHAQQLPLVATNAVLMHNRSRKPLQDVLNANFHNCTLDQLGYRLEQNAERYLRPLPEIKDLYPQQAIANTLHIAEQCTFCLSELRYQYPSEVLPRGRNASDYLRELVEEGIRIRWPNGPKAHIQQQIEFELELIAELAYEHYFLTIHDIVRYARSQHILYQGRGSAANSVVCYCLLITEIDPHRIGLLFERFISRERNEPPDIDVDFEHERREEIIQYIYRKYGRDRAGLAATKITYRFKSALRDIGKALGLGAATIERLQAERTWWDSMEDFPAQMQKAGIAPDSTTGKMLPLLLQQIHGFPRHLSQHVGGFVITQQPLSQLVPLENAAMEDRTIIQWDKEDIEDLKLMKVDVLALGMLTALRKSLSYMALYGKRMRLQDIPADCGKTYEMMCRADTIGVFQIESRAQMSMLPRLQPRNFYELVIEIAIVRPGPIQGGMVHPYLRRKQKLEPIRYPHTDLEPVLERTLGVPIFQEQVIKLSMIAAGFSGGEADELRRAMASWGKNGNLLKFREKLVNGMLANGYERGLAEQLFEQMKGFGAYGFPESHSASFALLAYFSAWIKCHHPAAFYCGLLNSYPMGFYAPAQLVYDAQRHNVKVLPINVQHSHWHHTLELPKPGPWSSSSATPTLRLGMRLIKSLKEPIAEKIINAREQSPFTTMEDFHQRVTINTEQRAALASANSFQSLAKNRFHTTWDALSSQLEQLETHTHQPENNLEDHTYSDYASTGLTLREHPIALLRRQHQYRHLPKACDLINYKDGQPVKILGLTTCRQRPGSASGVMFLTLEDDTGTVNVVLWEQVQRRYRSEIKGGNILLVEGRLQVSDEAGGSVYSVIHLVGQKLQCLSWDDIQNVRSFH; this is encoded by the coding sequence ATGCAGTACGCCGAACTCTTCTGTCAAAGTAACTTCTCCTTTCTCCAGGGTGCCTCACACCCACAGGAGCTGATTGCTACCGCCCATGCCCTCGGCTATCGCGCCCTCGCGATTACCGACGAGTGCTCCATGGCCGGTGTAGTGCGCGCATTTAGCGAGCTGAAAAAGCACAAACACCAAGGCAACCCACTCAAACTGATCTGCGGCAGCTTTTTCCGCTTACAGGAAGACAACCAACAGCTGGTGCTGCTCGCCCCCAATAAAACCGCCTACAGCGAAATCTGCCAGCTGATCTCCACCTCACGCCTGCGTGCAGAAAAAGGCGAATATAAAACCTACCTGCAGGACGTGATCGACACCTGTCACCAGGCCACTTGTCTGTGGCTGCCCAATAGCGCGACACTGGAAATTCCGGCAACCCTAAAAACCCACTTCAAAGAACGGCTCTACATCGCCCTCAACAACCGCCTGCAGCCAGAACAGAATCTGCAACACCAGCAGATCACCGAGTTCGCCCACGCACAACAGCTCCCCCTGGTCGCCACCAATGCGGTACTGATGCACAACCGCAGCCGCAAACCCTTACAGGATGTCCTCAACGCAAACTTCCACAACTGCACTCTGGACCAGCTGGGTTACCGCCTGGAACAGAACGCCGAGCGCTACCTACGCCCATTACCAGAGATAAAAGACCTGTATCCACAACAGGCAATCGCCAACACCCTCCACATCGCCGAGCAGTGCACCTTCTGCCTGTCGGAACTGCGCTACCAGTATCCCTCTGAAGTTCTGCCGCGCGGCAGAAATGCCAGTGACTATCTGCGGGAACTGGTAGAGGAAGGCATCAGAATCCGTTGGCCCAATGGCCCCAAAGCGCACATACAACAACAGATCGAATTCGAACTGGAGCTGATTGCGGAGCTGGCATACGAGCACTACTTCCTCACCATTCACGATATCGTCCGCTACGCCCGCAGCCAGCATATTCTCTACCAGGGCCGCGGCTCCGCCGCCAACTCGGTGGTGTGCTACTGCCTGCTGATTACCGAAATCGATCCCCACAGAATCGGCCTGCTGTTCGAGCGTTTTATTTCCCGTGAGCGCAACGAACCGCCGGATATCGATGTGGATTTCGAACACGAGCGGCGCGAGGAAATCATTCAGTACATCTATAGAAAGTACGGCCGCGACCGCGCCGGTCTCGCCGCCACCAAAATCACCTACCGCTTCAAAAGCGCCCTGCGGGATATCGGCAAGGCACTGGGCCTGGGCGCTGCCACCATCGAGCGGCTACAGGCCGAACGTACCTGGTGGGATTCCATGGAAGATTTCCCGGCGCAGATGCAGAAAGCCGGCATCGCCCCGGACAGTACCACCGGCAAAATGTTGCCCTTGCTGCTGCAACAGATTCACGGTTTCCCCAGACACCTGTCCCAGCATGTGGGCGGCTTCGTGATTACCCAGCAACCCCTCAGCCAACTGGTGCCACTGGAAAACGCCGCCATGGAAGACCGCACCATCATCCAGTGGGACAAGGAAGATATCGAAGACCTGAAACTGATGAAGGTGGACGTCCTAGCCCTCGGCATGCTCACCGCCCTGCGCAAGTCCCTTTCTTATATGGCGCTGTACGGCAAAAGAATGCGCCTGCAGGACATACCAGCGGACTGCGGGAAAACCTATGAAATGATGTGCCGCGCCGACACCATCGGCGTGTTCCAGATCGAATCCCGCGCCCAGATGAGCATGCTGCCGCGCCTGCAACCGCGGAATTTTTACGAACTGGTGATCGAGATCGCCATCGTCCGCCCCGGCCCCATCCAGGGCGGCATGGTGCATCCCTACCTGCGGCGCAAACAGAAACTGGAACCGATACGCTACCCCCACACAGACCTGGAACCGGTGCTGGAACGCACGCTCGGCGTACCAATTTTTCAGGAACAGGTGATCAAGCTCTCCATGATCGCCGCCGGCTTCAGCGGTGGTGAAGCCGACGAACTGCGCCGCGCCATGGCCAGCTGGGGCAAAAACGGCAACCTGCTAAAATTCCGTGAAAAACTGGTCAACGGCATGCTCGCCAATGGCTATGAACGCGGGCTGGCGGAGCAACTGTTCGAACAGATGAAAGGCTTCGGCGCCTACGGCTTCCCCGAGTCTCACTCCGCCAGCTTCGCCCTCCTCGCCTACTTCTCCGCCTGGATCAAATGCCACCACCCGGCAGCCTTCTACTGCGGCCTGCTCAACAGCTACCCCATGGGCTTCTACGCCCCCGCACAACTGGTCTACGACGCCCAGCGTCACAACGTCAAAGTGCTACCTATCAACGTCCAACACAGCCACTGGCACCACACCCTGGAACTACCAAAGCCGGGACCGTGGAGCTCCAGCTCTGCAACACCAACCCTGCGCCTGGGCATGCGCCTGATCAAATCCCTGAAGGAACCAATCGCAGAAAAAATCATCAACGCCCGTGAACAATCCCCCTTCACCACCATGGAAGACTTCCACCAACGCGTCACCATCAACACCGAACAACGCGCCGCCCTCGCCAGCGCCAACAGTTTCCAGAGCCTGGCAAAAAACCGCTTCCACACCACCTGGGACGCCCTCAGCAGCCAACTGGAACAACTGGAAACCCACACCCACCAGCCCGAAAACAACCTGGAAGACCACACCTACAGTGACTACGCCAGCACCGGCCTCACCCTGCGCGAGCACCCCATCGCCCTGCTGCGCCGCCAACACCAGTACCGCCACCTGCCCAAAGCCTGTGATCTGATCAACTACAAAGACGGCCAACCCGTAAAAATCCTCGGCCTCACCACCTGCCGCCAACGCCCCGGCAGCGCCTCCGGCGTCATGTTCCTGACCCTGGAAGACGACACCGGCACCGTCAACGTAGTGCTATGGGAACAGGTACAGCGCCGCTATCGGTCGGAGATCAAGGGCGGGAATATATTGTTGGTGGAGGGACGCTTGCAGGTTAGTGATGAGGCGGGAGGGAGTGTTTATTCCGTGATTCATCTGGTGGGACAAAAACTACAGTGCCTGAGCTGGGATGATATACAAAACGTTCGAAGCTTCCACTGA
- a CDS encoding Y-family DNA polymerase, with protein MLWLCIQLPKLPLEALARAHRAGDSTPLAISQNNLIIEANGAARGHSIEPGLSIATACAYCAELQMLERDREREEQLLQQLAQWAYGFTPVVSPRSAEQSKGQHDSNPACLYLELSGSLKALGGLAPLLQQLNKELHKMRITHVMGLGHSPSAAHLLSQLPEHRQWLAQTKSAPTPQQWRQWISFAPSKLLDCSNKAIAKLYASGIKRVSQLLAIPLSEVGNRFGRNFIDYLARLNGTRPDPVPSYEPPPEFHSELFFPSPLDNSEQLLFPAGRLVRELCRQLQRRQLYSTQLCWVLDFGSRGSREVKVELSRPLFDPQRLIALTKLQLERVELQEPVQALTLNCHQLRPLEAQTLREDFFDEGSKLHEGYQLIDKLKARLGHEALSGVTLKESYLPEQAWASADSLTLQSKAQGHQLNPVNAPRPSWLLPRPHPIQQRNHKLFYDGEMQLLQGPERIDGYWWQHHRHARDYYIARGGQGSLYWVFQDLTSESWYLHGVYG; from the coding sequence ATGCTCTGGCTATGCATCCAACTCCCCAAACTCCCCCTGGAAGCCCTCGCCCGTGCCCACCGCGCCGGCGACAGCACGCCATTGGCCATCAGCCAGAACAACCTCATTATCGAGGCCAACGGCGCCGCTCGCGGCCATAGCATCGAGCCCGGTCTGAGTATCGCCACCGCCTGTGCTTACTGCGCCGAATTACAAATGCTGGAGCGGGACCGGGAGCGGGAAGAACAACTACTGCAACAACTGGCCCAGTGGGCCTACGGCTTTACCCCGGTGGTATCCCCCCGCAGCGCCGAACAGAGCAAGGGGCAACACGACAGCAACCCCGCCTGCCTGTACCTGGAACTGAGCGGCAGCCTCAAGGCCCTCGGTGGCCTCGCGCCCCTGCTGCAACAGCTGAACAAAGAGCTGCACAAGATGCGCATCACCCATGTAATGGGGCTCGGCCACAGCCCCAGCGCCGCGCACCTGCTCAGCCAGCTGCCGGAACACCGCCAGTGGCTTGCACAAACCAAGTCCGCCCCCACTCCACAGCAGTGGCGGCAGTGGATCAGCTTCGCCCCCAGCAAACTGCTCGACTGCAGCAACAAAGCCATCGCCAAGCTCTATGCCAGCGGTATCAAACGGGTCAGCCAGTTGCTGGCCATTCCCCTGTCGGAAGTGGGCAACCGTTTCGGGCGCAACTTTATCGATTACCTGGCACGCCTGAACGGCACCCGCCCGGATCCGGTTCCCAGTTACGAACCACCACCGGAATTTCACAGCGAACTGTTTTTCCCCAGCCCGCTGGATAACAGCGAGCAACTGCTATTCCCCGCCGGCCGGCTGGTGCGTGAACTCTGCCGCCAGTTACAACGGCGCCAGCTGTACAGCACACAGCTGTGCTGGGTACTGGATTTTGGCAGCCGCGGTTCCCGGGAGGTGAAGGTCGAGCTCTCGCGCCCACTGTTTGATCCACAGCGCCTGATCGCACTCACCAAGCTGCAGCTGGAACGGGTCGAGCTGCAAGAACCGGTTCAGGCTCTCACCCTCAACTGTCACCAACTGCGCCCACTGGAAGCACAGACCCTGCGGGAAGATTTCTTCGATGAAGGCAGCAAACTGCACGAGGGCTATCAGCTGATCGACAAGTTAAAAGCCCGCCTGGGGCACGAGGCCCTCTCCGGTGTCACCCTCAAAGAAAGCTATCTGCCAGAGCAAGCCTGGGCCAGTGCCGACAGTCTCACCCTGCAGAGCAAAGCCCAGGGACACCAGCTGAACCCGGTCAACGCCCCCCGCCCCAGCTGGCTACTCCCGCGCCCCCACCCTATCCAGCAACGGAACCACAAACTGTTTTATGACGGCGAAATGCAACTGCTACAGGGCCCGGAACGCATCGACGGCTACTGGTGGCAACACCATCGCCACGCCCGCGATTACTACATCGCCCGGGGTGGCCAGGGGAGTTTGTACTGGGTGTTTCAGGATCTGACTTCGGAGAGTTGGTATCTGCATGGGGTGTATGGATGA
- the imuA gene encoding translesion DNA synthesis-associated protein ImuA: protein MNSAENFMQNKQLSEQAEHQPSARSPGQPPHQPLQQLLTRPDIWQLANRQRQSRTGITTGYRGLDALLANRGWPRGATSELLVDKAGIGEISLILPALAEMTRQNRIVILINPPHIPYAPALVQAGVQLEKLLILHPHGQRDQLWAAEQSLQSGACGALVSWQGREIPADKDLRRLQIAAREGDSLHFHFRPGSSANSPSPAALRLQLKSDGEQLALQLVKQLNGKSGQRIHLARSPKLTRRDQPLH from the coding sequence GTGAACAGCGCCGAAAACTTCATGCAGAACAAGCAGTTAAGTGAACAGGCCGAGCATCAGCCGTCGGCCCGGTCTCCCGGCCAGCCACCACACCAACCACTGCAACAGTTGCTGACCCGGCCGGATATCTGGCAGCTGGCCAACCGCCAGCGTCAATCCCGCACCGGCATCACTACCGGCTATCGTGGTCTGGACGCACTGCTCGCCAACCGCGGCTGGCCCCGCGGAGCCACCAGTGAGTTACTGGTAGATAAAGCCGGCATCGGCGAGATCAGCCTGATCCTGCCTGCCCTGGCAGAAATGACCCGTCAGAACCGCATAGTGATACTCATCAATCCCCCGCATATTCCCTACGCCCCGGCTCTGGTACAGGCCGGCGTGCAGCTGGAAAAGCTGTTGATCCTGCATCCCCATGGGCAGCGGGACCAGTTGTGGGCCGCAGAGCAGAGCCTGCAGTCCGGCGCCTGCGGTGCGCTGGTCAGCTGGCAGGGGCGGGAAATACCGGCAGACAAAGACCTGCGCCGCCTGCAAATCGCCGCCCGCGAGGGCGACAGTCTGCACTTCCATTTCCGCCCCGGTTCCAGTGCCAACAGCCCCTCCCCCGCAGCACTGCGCCTGCAACTGAAAAGTGATGGAGAACAGCTGGCCCTGCAACTGGTGAAACAACTGAACGGCAAATCCGGCCAGCGTATCCACCTGGCCCGCAGCCCCAAACTGACCCGGCGCGACCAGCCTTTGCACTGA